Below is a genomic region from Methanobacterium alcaliphilum.
ATCCCGTTGATTTTGAAACCCACACGAAAAATTTAATGATTGCTGTTGAAAAAATAAAAAAATTTGCTACAAATTGTACCGTTATAGGCATTTATGTTTACTTAAATGGTGAAGTTGAAAAAATCATGGAAAATTAAATTATTCTATTTCCAAACTTTATTTTTATATCCCACATATAACCGAGTTGTAAATAGAAAACAACTATGAATTGTTAATTATAAAACCTATTGTGTATGAATTTATACTTTATCCTCATTTTTGATATGGAAACATAGCTATTTTTATTACCCATATAAGCACATAGATTTAGAAACAATTATTAATTACTGTGTGATATAATTTATATTAGTACTATTGATATGGTCAATGTTAAACTGTCGGATATTAAAATTTCCTACTATCCATTTTATAAATCTTCAAAAGAACTATTGGATATATTCGTTGTACTGGCTTAACGATAATTCTATTAAAAAATGGTTTCTTTAACTTAATCTAATGTATTTATTTTATTTTAATGAAAATTAAAAGGGCGTGATGGTTTGGAAAGAAAAGGATTTATTAGCAGATTTAAAAGACTTTCAGCACCCACAGGAAAACCTTTATGGGGCCATGCATTTAGAGCAGTAGGTTTAGCTATTTTAAGCGTTATTATAGCTTATTTTATTGGTTTAAGTCAAGGCATAGAAATTATTTTTATGGTAGTTTTATTTGCATCTGTTCTAATGGATCAAGCAATTCCATTCCGGAAGGCTGTTACTTTTTCAGTTATTGGATTTATTTTAATGTCTTTGGCATTTGTAAGTGCTTCAGTAGCACATATGTTTGGATTACCCTTTTTCATAGTTTTGACTATAATATGGTCTTTTTTCCCATTTACACTGTATATATTTGGAAAGGCTGAGGGATTATTTGGGTATCTGATTTTTATTTCATATTATACGGCAACTGTCCTTATAAAAAGTAGTACAAATGTTTTTGATTTGGTTATTTATGTTTTATTTGCTTATATTATAACTTCGATACTTCTTGTATGGAAATTTATTCAAAGAGATAATTATAAAAGGAAAATGGTTGCATCGGGGTTTGATCCTAGCACATCTATAAACAAAATAGGTTCAATAAGACGCAATCTAGCAGGAGTTCCTATTAATGAATCGTATCATGACCTATTGGATTATGGATTGTATTTGACCGGACTTCGAAATTATGGGAGAACGGTTCAGTCAAGGCTTACAGGTAAAGTAGCAGTTTTATTTGAGAATTTTCTTAATGAATCTAATTCTGTTAGTAGTGCTATAGCAGACCATATAGTAAATAAAAAAGGAGAAGTTAATCTTAAAAATGTTAAATCAAATTTAAATGAATTGGATTTGCATATGGATGAAAAAGGTGTTGAATCTATAAAATTTTTAGCAGATAATTTTATAAAATTTTTTGAAGATTCAAACCGGATACTTTCCAGTCCTATAAATCAAAATGAAGAGGAAACTGTAAAAATCACCATTCTAAATAAGATGTCATTTAAACAAGTAATAACATCTAGATTTAATCTGGATTCATTATACATACGTCACGCATTAAGATTTACAGTTGCAATGGTAATAACACTAGCTTTTGTGTTCATCGACCATGCAAGAGATCCAGCTTGGATTGCTATGGGTGTTCTTATAGTACTCAAACCTGATGTTTCAAGCACATGGGATAACATGATTACTAGGGTTTCATTCAATCTCTTCGCAGTCATATTAGCTATAATTTTAGCCTTCATTTTCCCACATTATATGCTGCTGATATTTGCAATAGTGGCACTTTTTTTCTTCAGAGCATTCTTACCCAACCATATTGGTCTTTCGATCCTGGCAGTAACTGTTTTTACAGTTTTCGTTTGGCCACAGGGTGAAGTGATTAATAATGCTGCTGCTAGGCTAATAGACATCATTATTGGTTCAATTGTATCGATTATACTTGTTTA
It encodes:
- a CDS encoding FUSC family protein, which codes for MERKGFISRFKRLSAPTGKPLWGHAFRAVGLAILSVIIAYFIGLSQGIEIIFMVVLFASVLMDQAIPFRKAVTFSVIGFILMSLAFVSASVAHMFGLPFFIVLTIIWSFFPFTLYIFGKAEGLFGYLIFISYYTATVLIKSSTNVFDLVIYVLFAYIITSILLVWKFIQRDNYKRKMVASGFDPSTSINKIGSIRRNLAGVPINESYHDLLDYGLYLTGLRNYGRTVQSRLTGKVAVLFENFLNESNSVSSAIADHIVNKKGEVNLKNVKSNLNELDLHMDEKGVESIKFLADNFIKFFEDSNRILSSPINQNEEETVKITILNKMSFKQVITSRFNLDSLYIRHALRFTVAMVITLAFVFIDHARDPAWIAMGVLIVLKPDVSSTWDNMITRVSFNLFAVILAIILAFIFPHYMLLIFAIVALFFFRAFLPNHIGLSILAVTVFTVFVWPQGEVINNAAARLIDIIIGSIVSIILVYGILPKRLTINLPNQVFNVLKANQEYAALILSGNYDNKAATSKLETSLLEYNNLESSLTKIQDSFKDVSNDLKIYEEISGACYNLTEDISAIVGYEHEISKLDFSPLIDLSSKILDIFVSAIKRNEIPEELPDMHIYDEIIVKMLQEHEEIKQYLEWIVSDIYLIHYFINEAVETGALDRYKDVNQ